One window of Paenibacillus albicereus genomic DNA carries:
- a CDS encoding GerMN domain-containing protein, producing MEQQRYRWIRKAALAGVLTLPVMAAGCGWFTPSESKAVDPPQGETGSAITGADGQTSAAATGSAEVSAQGEASGLTVYLKDEEGYLAPVTIQAKLDSKLTAEAQALELLVDGGAYAKLLPQGFSGVLPQGTQVLNVQVNEKTKLASVEFSKQFSDYNEQDERRMLEAITYTLTGLDGIQGVELWEEGERLQEMPIGQYPLDRALTRAIGINLEADSSVDYSLSTPVTLYFSSKTELGDPYFVPVTRLVPRTADKLTAALDQLAEGPLEESGLLPVWLQDVSVDKITQNKETITLDLKDEAYKKGDVAPAEMMRAVVLSLTDNAGIDQVQIKLNGASDFKDELNTSYTEPVSRPEQLNAFKS from the coding sequence ATGGAACAGCAGCGCTACAGATGGATTCGCAAGGCGGCGTTGGCGGGAGTCCTGACGCTGCCGGTCATGGCGGCCGGCTGCGGCTGGTTCACGCCGTCGGAAAGCAAGGCGGTCGATCCGCCGCAAGGCGAGACCGGCTCGGCCATCACCGGAGCGGACGGCCAGACGTCCGCGGCGGCGACGGGTTCGGCCGAGGTGTCGGCGCAGGGCGAGGCCTCCGGCCTGACGGTCTATCTCAAGGACGAGGAGGGCTACCTCGCCCCGGTCACGATCCAGGCCAAGCTCGACAGCAAGCTGACGGCCGAGGCGCAGGCGCTCGAGCTGCTCGTGGACGGAGGCGCATACGCGAAGCTGCTGCCGCAAGGCTTCAGCGGCGTGCTCCCTCAAGGGACCCAAGTGCTGAACGTTCAGGTCAACGAGAAGACGAAGCTTGCCTCGGTGGAGTTCTCCAAGCAGTTCAGCGACTACAACGAGCAGGACGAGCGCCGGATGCTCGAGGCGATTACCTATACGCTGACGGGGCTGGACGGCATTCAGGGCGTGGAGCTGTGGGAAGAGGGCGAGCGCCTGCAGGAAATGCCGATCGGCCAGTATCCGCTCGACCGGGCGCTCACCCGCGCCATCGGCATCAACCTGGAGGCCGACAGCAGCGTCGACTACAGCTTGTCCACGCCGGTGACGCTTTATTTCTCCAGCAAGACCGAGCTCGGCGATCCCTACTTCGTGCCGGTCACGCGCCTCGTTCCGCGCACGGCCGACAAGCTGACGGCAGCGCTCGATCAGCTCGCCGAAGGCCCGCTGGAGGAGAGCGGACTGCTGCCGGTGTGGCTGCAGGACGTGAGCGTCGACAAGATCACGCAGAACAAGGAGACGATCACGCTCGACCTGAAGGACGAGGCGTACAAGAAAGGCGACGTCGCCCCGGCCGAGATGATGCGCGCGGTCGTGCTGTCGCTGACCGACAACGCCGGCATCGACCAGGTCCAGATCAAGCTGAACGGCGCCTCCGACTTCAAGGATGAGCTCAACACGTCGTACACGGAGCCGGTCAGCCGGCCGGAGCAGCTGAACGCCTTCAAGTCCTAG
- a CDS encoding phosphatidylglycerophosphatase A family protein, with amino-acid sequence MSNPGTYALNSKAVAEATADWLAKRGVTKAEIAELTFFLQKDYYPDLSLAECEENIEAVLSKREVQNAILTGIQLDLLAEEGRLLPPLQDMIRNDEGLYGCDEILALSIVNVYGSIGLTNFGYIDKLKPGILVRLNDKHDGQIHTFLDDIVGAIAAAAASRIAHRKQAEREEARGERQEDVPLP; translated from the coding sequence ATGTCCAATCCCGGCACTTATGCCCTCAACAGCAAGGCGGTCGCCGAGGCCACCGCCGACTGGCTCGCCAAGCGAGGCGTGACGAAAGCCGAAATCGCCGAGCTGACCTTCTTCCTGCAGAAGGATTATTATCCGGACCTGTCTCTGGCGGAATGCGAGGAGAATATCGAGGCGGTCCTCTCCAAAAGGGAAGTCCAGAACGCGATCCTGACCGGCATCCAGCTCGACCTGCTCGCCGAGGAGGGACGGCTGCTGCCGCCGCTTCAGGACATGATCCGCAACGACGAGGGGCTCTACGGCTGCGACGAAATTCTGGCGCTGTCCATCGTGAACGTGTACGGCAGCATCGGACTGACGAACTTCGGCTATATCGACAAGCTCAAGCCGGGCATCCTCGTCCGCCTCAACGATAAGCACGACGGGCAGATCCACACATTCCTCGACGACATCGTCGGCGCGATCGCCGCCGCCGCCGCAAGCCGCATCGCCCACCGCAAGCAAGCCGAGCGCGAGGAAGCGCGCGGCGAGCGCCAGGAGGACGTGCCGCTGCCTTAG
- a CDS encoding cupin domain-containing protein, translated as MKIYQLPGREVPIDAFSSEGVMFSGITRHEGRIQLSSMRIEAGGTVGRHEARTSQLFLLIDGEGWVSGGDGQRIAVKAGQAAYWEAGEAHESGTRTGMTVIVAEGEQLVVEMEELASF; from the coding sequence ATGAAAATATACCAGCTGCCGGGACGAGAGGTTCCTATCGACGCGTTCTCAAGCGAAGGCGTCATGTTTTCCGGCATCACCCGCCATGAGGGCCGGATTCAGCTCAGCAGCATGCGGATCGAGGCGGGCGGCACCGTCGGCCGCCATGAGGCTCGGACGAGCCAGCTGTTCCTATTGATCGACGGGGAAGGCTGGGTAAGCGGCGGGGACGGGCAGCGCATCGCGGTCAAAGCCGGCCAGGCCGCCTATTGGGAGGCCGGCGAGGCGCATGAGTCCGGCACTCGGACGGGCATGACCGTCATCGTCGCCGAGGGCGAGCAGCTTGTCGTGGAGATGGAGGAGCTCGCCTCTTTCTAA
- a CDS encoding MBL fold metallo-hydrolase, with protein MDGRNPLQAESLAGGWLRVPVPLPYSLRFVNSYLIPEPDGGWTVIDPGLNTEEARDLWLDLLEEQGIGRGDVRRVLLTHQHPDHYGLSGWMQREQGCPVWMTEEAHRYAVRMWGRDSVFPRELEAWFRSHGMPEELLALIGPHLDSFRDRVEPQPEPSYLRTGESIRLGGRSWTLIDAPGHAPGAVCLYEPARRELIAGDQVLPRITPNISLLPGDGVDADPLRSYLRSLAELEKLPTERVYPGHREIFADAGARAREIADHHARRLGHLLGLLESLGEASAFELCELEFGAHLRRNIHNMRFALSETLAHLAYLERDGRAVARCGADGSIRYRGSIGAGGGH; from the coding sequence ATGGACGGGCGCAATCCGCTGCAGGCGGAGTCCCTCGCAGGCGGCTGGCTGCGGGTGCCCGTGCCGCTGCCCTACTCGCTGCGCTTCGTCAACAGCTACCTGATTCCGGAGCCGGACGGCGGCTGGACGGTCATCGACCCCGGCCTCAACACGGAGGAAGCGCGGGACCTATGGCTGGATCTGCTGGAGGAGCAAGGAATCGGACGGGGCGACGTGCGGCGCGTGCTGCTTACCCATCAGCATCCGGACCACTACGGGCTGTCGGGATGGATGCAGCGGGAGCAGGGCTGTCCTGTCTGGATGACCGAGGAGGCGCATCGGTATGCGGTCCGCATGTGGGGGCGGGACAGCGTCTTCCCGCGCGAGCTGGAGGCTTGGTTCCGCAGCCACGGCATGCCGGAGGAGCTGCTCGCGCTCATCGGTCCGCATCTGGATTCGTTCCGGGACCGGGTCGAGCCGCAGCCGGAGCCGTCTTACCTGCGGACGGGCGAGAGCATCCGGCTCGGGGGACGCAGCTGGACGCTGATCGACGCGCCCGGCCACGCACCCGGCGCGGTCTGCCTGTACGAGCCCGCCCGGCGCGAGCTGATCGCGGGCGATCAGGTGCTGCCGCGCATCACGCCCAACATCAGCCTGCTGCCGGGCGACGGCGTCGATGCCGATCCGCTGCGCTCCTACTTGCGGAGCCTCGCCGAGCTGGAGAAGCTTCCGACCGAGCGGGTATACCCGGGCCATCGCGAGATTTTCGCGGATGCCGGAGCGAGGGCGCGCGAGATCGCGGACCATCATGCGCGCCGGCTCGGGCATCTGCTCGGGCTGCTGGAGAGCCTCGGAGAAGCGAGCGCCTTCGAGCTGTGCGAGCTGGAGTTCGGCGCCCACTTGCGCCGCAACATCCACAACATGCGCTTCGCGCTCAGCGAGACGCTGGCTCATCTGGCCTATCTGGAGCGGGATGGCCGCGCCGTGGCGCGCTGCGGAGCGGACGGATCCATCCGCTATCGCGGCAGCATCGGGGCGGGCGGCGGACATTGA
- a CDS encoding class I SAM-dependent methyltransferase: MSEWFVRSFGEDYKIVYRHRDWEQAEHEVGRLAARLGLAAGARIADIGCGMGRHSLALSRLGYEVSGLDLSSALLQEARSQPGSEAVRWYEGDMRRMPFADAAFDAAVNLFTSFGYFEEDREHLQVLRELRRILKPGGRFVIDFLNAEQVRRSLLPESSRVDEETGTVIVENRFIEHGRVVKKIELTDADGGEARRYTESVRLLGEPWFRSALAEAGLALETVNGGYEGEPYEPERSRRLVLFGRRP; the protein is encoded by the coding sequence TTGTCCGAATGGTTCGTTCGCAGTTTTGGCGAGGATTACAAGATCGTCTACCGGCATCGCGACTGGGAGCAGGCGGAGCATGAGGTCGGACGGCTGGCGGCGCGGCTGGGGCTGGCGGCGGGAGCGCGGATCGCCGACATCGGCTGCGGCATGGGCCGCCATTCGCTGGCGCTCAGCCGGCTCGGCTACGAGGTGAGCGGCCTTGACCTGTCGTCGGCGCTGCTGCAGGAAGCCCGTTCGCAGCCCGGCAGCGAGGCCGTGCGCTGGTACGAGGGGGACATGCGCCGCATGCCGTTCGCGGACGCGGCGTTCGACGCGGCGGTCAATCTGTTCACCTCGTTCGGCTATTTCGAGGAGGATCGCGAGCATCTGCAGGTGCTGCGGGAGCTTCGGCGGATTCTCAAGCCCGGCGGCCGCTTCGTGATCGACTTCCTCAATGCGGAGCAGGTGCGGCGCTCGCTCTTGCCGGAGTCGAGCCGGGTGGACGAGGAGACCGGGACCGTCATCGTCGAGAACCGGTTCATCGAGCACGGGCGCGTCGTCAAAAAGATCGAGCTGACGGATGCCGACGGCGGAGAGGCGCGCCGCTATACGGAAAGCGTGCGCCTGCTCGGCGAGCCGTGGTTCCGTTCGGCGCTGGCGGAAGCGGGCCTCGCGCTGGAGACGGTCAACGGGGGCTACGAAGGCGAGCCGTACGAGCCGGAGCGGTCCAGGCGCCTCGTCCTGTTCGGCCGGAGGCCTTGA
- a CDS encoding spore germination protein has protein sequence MLQAIRERFASATDIKTHRVTNSRFIVEVAYIATLVDESKVSEMVLVPFAKEEVPFDDLLRRNPNFQLLDDPARWTDSLLRGFVLVKLNSVIYKMDAARIIRNSTPETTVESTIEGPQIALSEDLMDSINMIRGRYASPDLLEEEFTVGALSKTRVVMIYDQIRVDPAVLEIARLKLRSIQTDVLSASGQLAKFMNDNRKRLFPVEMITERIDRLSVGLSKGKIVVLMQGSMFALLLPIVFTDLMSATEDHYESFWTSLLLLSLRFIALLMTTTLPALYIAVISYNPELFRVQLAFSIAGSRASVPYPSFIEVFIMLFMIEMLVEASVRLPKYIGSTATTVGGLILGQAAQQAGLVSSIMIIVTSVMAISNFVIPIYSLSLSVRFIKYPLIALAIFFGLPGVAGGVFAGLIYLCSQRSFGKPYFRLRLPVDWRHADIGEVKAK, from the coding sequence ATGCTGCAGGCGATTCGCGAGCGGTTCGCGAGCGCGACGGACATCAAGACCCATCGGGTTACGAACAGCCGCTTCATCGTCGAGGTCGCCTATATCGCCACGCTCGTCGATGAAAGCAAGGTAAGCGAGATGGTTCTCGTGCCTTTCGCCAAGGAAGAGGTTCCCTTCGACGATCTGCTGCGCCGCAATCCCAATTTCCAGCTGCTCGACGATCCGGCCCGCTGGACCGATTCGCTGCTGCGCGGCTTCGTGCTCGTCAAGCTGAACTCCGTCATCTATAAAATGGACGCGGCACGCATCATCCGCAACTCCACCCCGGAGACGACGGTCGAGAGCACGATCGAAGGGCCGCAGATCGCGCTCAGCGAGGACCTGATGGATTCGATCAACATGATCCGCGGCCGCTATGCCAGTCCCGACCTGCTGGAGGAAGAGTTCACGGTCGGCGCGCTGTCCAAGACGCGAGTCGTCATGATCTACGACCAGATCCGCGTCGATCCCGCCGTGCTGGAGATCGCGCGGCTGAAGCTGCGCAGCATCCAGACCGACGTGCTCAGCGCGTCCGGCCAGTTGGCCAAGTTCATGAACGACAACCGGAAGCGGCTGTTCCCGGTCGAGATGATTACCGAGCGCATCGACCGGCTGTCCGTCGGGCTCAGCAAGGGCAAGATCGTCGTCCTGATGCAGGGAAGCATGTTCGCCCTGCTGCTGCCGATCGTCTTTACCGACCTGATGAGCGCCACCGAGGATCACTACGAATCGTTCTGGACGTCCCTCCTGCTGCTGTCGCTGCGCTTCATCGCGCTGCTCATGACAACGACGCTTCCGGCTCTCTACATCGCGGTCATCTCCTACAATCCGGAGCTGTTCCGGGTGCAGCTGGCCTTCTCGATCGCCGGCAGCCGCGCTTCCGTGCCTTATCCGTCCTTCATCGAGGTGTTCATCATGCTGTTCATGATCGAGATGCTCGTCGAAGCGAGCGTGCGGCTGCCCAAGTACATCGGCTCCACGGCGACGACCGTCGGCGGCCTCATCCTCGGCCAAGCCGCCCAGCAAGCCGGGCTGGTCAGCAGCATCATGATTATCGTCACCTCCGTGATGGCGATCTCGAACTTCGTCATACCGATCTATTCGCTGTCGCTGTCGGTGCGCTTCATCAAGTACCCGCTCATCGCCCTCGCCATCTTCTTCGGCCTTCCGGGCGTGGCGGGCGGCGTCTTTGCCGGACTGATCTACCTGTGCAGCCAGCGCAGCTTCGGCAAGCCCTATTTCCGTCTGCGGCTTCCGGTCGACTGGAGGCATGCGGACATCGGAGAGGTGAAAGCGAAGTGA